The following are encoded in a window of Ricinus communis isolate WT05 ecotype wild-type chromosome 4, ASM1957865v1, whole genome shotgun sequence genomic DNA:
- the LOC8275087 gene encoding elongator complex protein 2 isoform X3, with product MSTTSNNNSSSEVEVKRVFIGAGCNRVVNNVSWGASDLVSFGAQNAVSIFCPKTAQILTTLPGHKASVNCTHWIPSNKFAFRAKNLGQHYLLSGDADGAIILWELSLADRKWRQVLQLPHSHKKGVTCIAGIMVSQTEAIFASASSDGSVNIWELVLSSSPGGECKLSCLETLLVGSKPMVALSLAELPGKSGHIVLAMGGLDSKIHLYCGERTGKFIHACELKAHTDWIRSLDFSLPICMEGEGNSIFLVSSSQDKGIRIWKMALRGSLANSEGTYRKEEISLASYIEGPVIVAGSSSYQISLESLLIGHEDWVYSVEWQPPSTTLAEGTIYHQPQSILSASMDKTMMIWQPERKSGIWMNVVTVGELSHSALGFYGGHWSSDGLSILAHGFGGAFHMWKNIGVGMDNWQPQKVPTGHFAPVTDISWAKSGEYILSVSHDQTTRIFAPWINETSPHNGESWHEIARPQVHGHDINCVSIVQGKGNHRFVSGADEKVARVFEASLSFLKTLNHATFQNSNFPVGLQVDVQILGANMSALGLSQKPIYVHSVRETTDRNGNDGLDTLESVPDAVPVVFIEPPIEDQLAYHTLWPESHKLYGHGNELFSLCCDREGKLVASSCKAQTAAVAEIWLWQVGSWKAVGSLQSHSLTVTQMEFSHDDSMLLTVSRDRQFSVFTIKRTENGLVMINGLG from the exons ATGTCTACAACAAGTAATAATAACAGTAGTAGTGAAGTTGAAGTGAAAAGGGTGTTTATAGGAGCAGGATGCAACAGAGTAGTTAACAACGTTTCTTGGGGTGCTTCTGATTTGGTTTCTTTTGGTGCTCAAAACGCTGTTTCCATTTTTTGCCCTAAG ACTGCTCAGATTTTGACTACACTTCCAGGTCATAAGGCATCTGTTAATTGTACCCATTGGATTCCTAGCAATAAATTTGCTTTCAGAG CAAAAAACTTAGGGCAGCATTATCTACTATCTGGAGATGCTGATGGTGCCATCATTTTATGGGAATTATCTCTTGCTGACAGAAAG TGGAGGCAAGTGTTACAATTACCACATTCACACAAGAAGGGTGTTACATGCATCGCTGGAATTATGGTTTCTCAAACTGAAGCCATCTTTGCATCAGCTTCCTCTGATGGTTCAGTTAATATATGGGAACTGgtcctttcttcttctcctggAG GTGAGTGCAAGTTGTCATGTCTAGAGACCCTCTTGGTTGGTTCAAAGCCTATGGTGGCACTATCATTAGCAGAATTACCTGGAAAATCAGGCCATATAGTCCTTGCAATGGGGGGACTAGATAGCAAGATTCATCTTTACTGTGGGGAGAGGACAGGAAAG TTTATTCATGCTTGTGAGTTGAAAGCACATACAGATTGGATCCGGAGTTTGGACTTCTCATTACCCATATGTATGGAAGGAGAAGGAAATAGCATTTTTCTTGTTAGTTCATCTCAAGACAAGGGCATACGCATATGGAAGATGGCTCTAAGAGGTTCACTAGCCAACAGTGAGGGTACATACAGGAAAGAGGAAATAAGCCTGGCATCTTACATTGAAGGTCCTGTAATTGTAGCTGGCTCTTCCTCTTATCAGATATCATTAGAATCTCTTCTAATTGGACACGAGGATTGGGTATACTCGGTAGAATGGCAACCCCCTTCAACTACATTAGCTGAAGGGACTATTTATCATCAACCTCAAAGCATTTTATCTGCTTCAATGGACAAGACAATGATGATCTGGCAGCCTGAAAGGAAATCTGGTATCTGGATGAATGTGGTCACTGTTGGTGAACTAAGTCATTCTGCTCTAGGGTTTTATGGGGGTCACTGGAGCTCAGATGGATTATCAATTTTAGCACATGGATTTGGTGGAGCATTCCATATGTGGAAAAATATTGGTGTCGGCATGGATAATTGGCAACCACAAAAGGTCCCAACTGGGCACTTTGCTCCAGTGACAGACATTTCATGGGCAAAGTCTGGTGAATACATATTATCAGTTAGTCATGACCAG ACAACTCGTATTTTTGCCccatggataaatgaaacatcTCCCCACAATGGGGAGTCCTGGCATGAAATTGCTCGACCTCAAGTTCATGGTCATGAcattaattgtgtgtctatCGTCCAAGGAAAGGGAAACCATCGTTTTGTTAGTGGAGCTGATGAGAAAGTTGCAAGAGTCTTTGAAGCTTCTTTGTCTTTCCTAAAGACTTTGAATCATGCCACCTTTCAGAATTCTAATTTTCCTGTAGGTCTACAAGTTGATGTCCAGATTTTAGGTGCAAATATGTCTGCTCTTGGTCTGTCACAGAAACCTATCTATGTGCATT CTGTGCGTGAGACTACAGATAGAAATGGTAATGATGGTCTTGACACCCTTGAAAGTGTTCCTGATGCAGTTCCAGTTGTGTTTATTGAACCTCCCATTGAAGATCAACTGGCATATCATACTCTATGGCCAGAGTCGCATAAGCTTTATGGTCATGGAAAtgaattgttttctttatgttGTGATCGTGAGGGAAAGCTTGTTGCTTCATCATGTAAg GCCCAAACAGCAGCAGTAGCAGAAATATGGCTGTGGCAAGTGGGTTCATGGAAGGCAGTTGGTAGCTTGCAATCACATAGCTTAACAGTGACACAAATGGAGTTCTCTCATGATGACAGTATGCTTTTGACTGTTTCAAGAGATCGACAATTCTCTGTTTTCACAATTAAAAGAACAG AAAATGGACTGGTGATGATAAATGGGCTTGGGTAG
- the LOC8275088 gene encoding bromodomain-containing protein DDB_G0280777, protein MDPPPPPPPQPPPLSSTTAITATAATVPTTAYPDSIDSSPRSRTTESYLDDPPPPLSTKLRLMCSYGGHIVPRPHDKSLCYVGGDTRIVVVDRNTTLSSLSSRLSNTLLNGRSFTLKYQLPSEDLDSLISVTTDEDLDNMIDEYDRTSSNNNSNSGKSSRLRLFLFPIKPDSTQSIGPILESSGKSEDWFLNALNGATLNRGFSDSASVNCLLGLDDDDVAVGGFKNGNNNNNNSNNSNNNVDLVGGGGVRDVENLQKKGGQDVHSVPDSPMLETTSSFGSTSSSPSLANLPPIRVHVEDGGTRGALVDQKVVGIEEQFAQITVSGGSGQKQDEGFMVIASSPPPLPVSLAISGSPMVVMGGGGGGEYQSRVFSDDERSDHGVPVVSYRKMPPPPQTQTQPQTVVIPQTQQKSGSGGGVDLASPDSVSSDSSLNNAINRQKPAMIYQDQVMQMSSGVSRLPTNPIDPKINFSDPNHRVQIQQQVQDSGYVFPQPQYEQQQQQQQQQQQQPQQQFIHAGAHYIQHHPTGGVAYYPVYPPQQQHLHQQHHHQLEQQYPVYYMPARQPQAYNMPVQQSSISEPTPAAPSTHPQTPPNPTMVPPATYNQMRNAPMAKPEMAPAGMYRTTTTGTPQLVQVPSNQHQQQYLGYSQVHHPSQSVAPTSAGPANYAYEFADPSHAQIYYTQPLAPTMPSHYQTMLPENSAQLPTDSIKQQIRTSQPI, encoded by the exons ATGGacccaccaccaccaccaccacctcaGCCTCCACCCCTCTCCTCCACCACCGCCATCACAGCCACTGCCGCCACCGTGCCCACAACCGCCTACCCGGACTCAATCGACTCATCCCCACGCTCACGCACCACCGAGTCCTACTTGGACGACCCGCCGCCGCCACTCTCCACGAAGCTCCGCCTCATGTGCTCCTACGGCGGACACATCGTCCCCCGGCCGCACGACAAGTCGCTGTGTTATGTAGGCGGCGACACGCGCATCGTTGTTGTGGACCGTAACACAACACTGTCCTCTCTCTCATCGCGGCTTTCGAATACTTTGCTGAACGGCAGGTCGTTTACTCTCAAGTACCAGCTTCCAAGTGAGGACTTGGACTCTCTTATTTCAGTGACTACTGATGAAGATTTAGACAACATGATCGATGAGTATGACCGTACcagtagtaataataatagtaattccGGCAAATCATCGCGATTGAGGTTGTTTTTATTTCCGATTAAACCGGATTCAACGCAGTCAATTGGTCCGATATTGGAGAGTAGTGGTAAGAGTGAAGACTGGTTCTTGAATGCTCTGAATGGTGCTACTTTGAATAGAGGGTTTTCTGATTCTGCTTCTGTTAATTGTTTGTTGGgtcttgatgatgatgatgttgctGTAGGTGGGTTCAAAAATGggaataacaataataataatagtaataatagtaataataatgtCGATTTAGTTGGTGGCGGTGGTGTTAGAGATGTGGAGAATTTGCAGAAGAAAGGTGGACAGGATGTTCATTCAGTACCGGACTCTCCGATGTTGGAAACTACGTCTTCGTTTGGGTCTACTTCTAGTTCGCCTTCCCTTGCAAATTTGCCTCCGATTAGAGTTCATGTTGAGGACGGTGGGACCAGAGGGGCTTTGGTTGATCAAAAGGTTGTGGGTATTGAGGAGCAGTTTGCCCAGATTACTGTTAGTGGTGGTAGTGGACAGAAACAAGATGAAGGTTTTATGGTAATTGCATCATCTCCACCGCCTTTGCCTGTTTCTTTAGCTATTTCAGGCTCTCCTATGGTGGTGAtgggtggtggtggtggtggtgagtATCAGAGCAGAGTTTTTTCTGATGACGAGAGATCGGACCATGGGGTTCCAGTTGTTAGTTATAGAAAGATGCCGCCGCCGCCTCAGACTCAGACTCAGCCGCAGACGGTGGTGATTCCTCAGACACAACAGAAGTCTGGTAGTGGTGGTGGTGTTGATTTAGCTTCTCCAGATTCTGTTTCGAG TGATAGTAGCCTTAACAATGCTATAAATCGTCAGAAACCAGCCATGATTTATCAAGATCAGGTTATGCAAATGTCATCTGGAGTTAGTAGGCTTCCTACTAATCCTATTGATCCAAAGATCAATTTCTCCGACCCAAATCATAGGGTTCAGATTCAGCAACAGGTTCAGGATTCTGGCTACGTATTCCCGCAGCCTCAGTATGaacaacagcagcagcagcagcagcagcagcagcagcaaccgCAGCAGCAGTTCATTCATGCTGGTGCTCATTACATTCAACATCACCCTACAGGGGGTGTAGCTTATTACCCTGTTTACCCTCCCCAGCAGCAACACCTTCACCAACAGCATCATCACCAGCTTGAGCAGCAATATCCTGTTTACTATATGCCTGCAAGGCAGCCTCAAGCTTATAATATGCCTGTGCAGCAATCTAGTATCAGTGAACCCACACCTGCAGCCCCTTCTACCCACCCCCAAACACCTCCCAATCCCACTATGGTCCCTCCTGCAACTTATAATCAAATGAGAAATGCTCCTATGGCTAAACCTGAAATGGCCCCTGCAGGCATGTATAGGACAACCACTACAGGCACTCCACAGTTAGTTCAGGTCCCATCTAACCAGCATCAGCAGCAGTATCTTGGCTACTCTCAAGTTCATCACCCATCTCAGTCTGTTGCTCCAACTTCTGCTGGCCCTGCTAATTATGCTTACGAGTTTGCAGATCCTTCTCATGCTCAGATATACTATACTCAGCCACTTGCACCCACAATGCCTTCTCATTACCAAACTATGTTGCCAGAAAATTCTGCTCAGCTTCCCACTGACAGCATCAAGCAGCAGATTAGAACTTCGCAGCCAATATAG
- the LOC8275087 gene encoding elongator complex protein 2 isoform X1, which translates to MSTTSNNNSSSEVEVKRVFIGAGCNRVVNNVSWGASDLVSFGAQNAVSIFCPKTAQILTTLPGHKASVNCTHWIPSNKFAFRAKNLGQHYLLSGDADGAIILWELSLADRKWRQVLQLPHSHKKGVTCIAGIMVSQTEAIFASASSDGSVNIWELVLSSSPGGECKLSCLETLLVGSKPMVALSLAELPGKSGHIVLAMGGLDSKIHLYCGERTGKFIHACELKAHTDWIRSLDFSLPICMEGEGNSIFLVSSSQDKGIRIWKMALRGSLANSEGTYRKEEISLASYIEGPVIVAGSSSYQISLESLLIGHEDWVYSVEWQPPSTTLAEGTIYHQPQSILSASMDKTMMIWQPERKSGIWMNVVTVGELSHSALGFYGGHWSSDGLSILAHGFGGAFHMWKNIGVGMDNWQPQKVPTGHFAPVTDISWAKSGEYILSVSHDQTTRIFAPWINETSPHNGESWHEIARPQVHGHDINCVSIVQGKGNHRFVSGADEKVARVFEASLSFLKTLNHATFQNSNFPVGLQVDVQILGANMSALGLSQKPIYVHSVRETTDRNGNDGLDTLESVPDAVPVVFIEPPIEDQLAYHTLWPESHKLYGHGNELFSLCCDREGKLVASSCKAQTAAVAEIWLWQVGSWKAVGSLQSHSLTVTQMEFSHDDSMLLTVSRDRQFSVFTIKRTGIYKGNDEISYELLARQEAHKRIIWSCSWNPFGHEFATGSRDKTVKIWAIENESCVKQMMTLPQFNSSVTALSWVGVDRQRNHGLLAVGMENGLIELWSLTVKRSEDGSIAVPGVAATLTIRLDPSMCHVSTVNRMSWRNHEKSEDCKNMLLASCGADQCVRLFEVIVD; encoded by the exons ATGTCTACAACAAGTAATAATAACAGTAGTAGTGAAGTTGAAGTGAAAAGGGTGTTTATAGGAGCAGGATGCAACAGAGTAGTTAACAACGTTTCTTGGGGTGCTTCTGATTTGGTTTCTTTTGGTGCTCAAAACGCTGTTTCCATTTTTTGCCCTAAG ACTGCTCAGATTTTGACTACACTTCCAGGTCATAAGGCATCTGTTAATTGTACCCATTGGATTCCTAGCAATAAATTTGCTTTCAGAG CAAAAAACTTAGGGCAGCATTATCTACTATCTGGAGATGCTGATGGTGCCATCATTTTATGGGAATTATCTCTTGCTGACAGAAAG TGGAGGCAAGTGTTACAATTACCACATTCACACAAGAAGGGTGTTACATGCATCGCTGGAATTATGGTTTCTCAAACTGAAGCCATCTTTGCATCAGCTTCCTCTGATGGTTCAGTTAATATATGGGAACTGgtcctttcttcttctcctggAG GTGAGTGCAAGTTGTCATGTCTAGAGACCCTCTTGGTTGGTTCAAAGCCTATGGTGGCACTATCATTAGCAGAATTACCTGGAAAATCAGGCCATATAGTCCTTGCAATGGGGGGACTAGATAGCAAGATTCATCTTTACTGTGGGGAGAGGACAGGAAAG TTTATTCATGCTTGTGAGTTGAAAGCACATACAGATTGGATCCGGAGTTTGGACTTCTCATTACCCATATGTATGGAAGGAGAAGGAAATAGCATTTTTCTTGTTAGTTCATCTCAAGACAAGGGCATACGCATATGGAAGATGGCTCTAAGAGGTTCACTAGCCAACAGTGAGGGTACATACAGGAAAGAGGAAATAAGCCTGGCATCTTACATTGAAGGTCCTGTAATTGTAGCTGGCTCTTCCTCTTATCAGATATCATTAGAATCTCTTCTAATTGGACACGAGGATTGGGTATACTCGGTAGAATGGCAACCCCCTTCAACTACATTAGCTGAAGGGACTATTTATCATCAACCTCAAAGCATTTTATCTGCTTCAATGGACAAGACAATGATGATCTGGCAGCCTGAAAGGAAATCTGGTATCTGGATGAATGTGGTCACTGTTGGTGAACTAAGTCATTCTGCTCTAGGGTTTTATGGGGGTCACTGGAGCTCAGATGGATTATCAATTTTAGCACATGGATTTGGTGGAGCATTCCATATGTGGAAAAATATTGGTGTCGGCATGGATAATTGGCAACCACAAAAGGTCCCAACTGGGCACTTTGCTCCAGTGACAGACATTTCATGGGCAAAGTCTGGTGAATACATATTATCAGTTAGTCATGACCAG ACAACTCGTATTTTTGCCccatggataaatgaaacatcTCCCCACAATGGGGAGTCCTGGCATGAAATTGCTCGACCTCAAGTTCATGGTCATGAcattaattgtgtgtctatCGTCCAAGGAAAGGGAAACCATCGTTTTGTTAGTGGAGCTGATGAGAAAGTTGCAAGAGTCTTTGAAGCTTCTTTGTCTTTCCTAAAGACTTTGAATCATGCCACCTTTCAGAATTCTAATTTTCCTGTAGGTCTACAAGTTGATGTCCAGATTTTAGGTGCAAATATGTCTGCTCTTGGTCTGTCACAGAAACCTATCTATGTGCATT CTGTGCGTGAGACTACAGATAGAAATGGTAATGATGGTCTTGACACCCTTGAAAGTGTTCCTGATGCAGTTCCAGTTGTGTTTATTGAACCTCCCATTGAAGATCAACTGGCATATCATACTCTATGGCCAGAGTCGCATAAGCTTTATGGTCATGGAAAtgaattgttttctttatgttGTGATCGTGAGGGAAAGCTTGTTGCTTCATCATGTAAg GCCCAAACAGCAGCAGTAGCAGAAATATGGCTGTGGCAAGTGGGTTCATGGAAGGCAGTTGGTAGCTTGCAATCACATAGCTTAACAGTGACACAAATGGAGTTCTCTCATGATGACAGTATGCTTTTGACTGTTTCAAGAGATCGACAATTCTCTGTTTTCACAATTAAAAGAACAG gTATTTATAAAGGAAATGATGAGATTAGTTATGAGCTTCTAGCAAGACAGGAAGCTCACAAAAGAATTATATGGTCATGTTCATGGAATCCATTTGGTCATGAATTTGCAACTGGTTCAAGGGACAAGACAGTGAAGATCTGGGCCATAGAAAACGAATCTTGTGTTAAACAGATGATGACTCTGCCGCAATTCAACAGCAGTGTCACCGCCCTATCTTGGGTTGGTGTTGATCGTCAGCGAAATCATGGGCTTCTTGCAGTTGGGATGGAGAACGGACTCATTGAACTGTGGAGTCTTACTGTCAAAAGATCTGAGGATGGCAGCATTGCAGTTCCAGGTGTAGCTGCTACTCTTACAATACGGTTAGATCCTTCCATGTGCCATGTCTCCACAGTAAACCGAATGTCCTGGAGAAACCATGAAAAAAgcgaagattgcaagaatatGCTGCTCGCGTCATGTGGAGCTGATCAGTGTGTTAGACTGTTCGAGGTGATTGTGGACTAA
- the LOC8275087 gene encoding elongator complex protein 2 isoform X2: MSTTSNNNSSSEVEVKRVFIGAGCNRVVNNVSWGASDLVSFGAQNAVSIFCPKTAQILTTLPGHKASVNCTHWIPSNKFAFRAKNLGQHYLLSGDADGAIILWELSLADRKWRQVLQLPHSHKKGVTCIAGIMVSQTEAIFASASSDGSVNIWELVLSSSPGGECKLSCLETLLVGSKPMVALSLAELPGKSGHIVLAMGGLDSKIHLYCGERTGKFIHACELKAHTDWIRSLDFSLPICMEGEGNSIFLVSSSQDKGIRIWKMALRGSLANSEGTYRKEEISLASYIEGPVIVAGSSSYQISLESLLIGHEDWVYSVEWQPPSTTLAEGTIYHQPQSILSASMDKTMMIWQPERKSGIWMNVVTVGELSHSALGFYGGHWSSDGLSILAHGFGGAFHMWKNIGVGMDNWQPQKVPTGHFAPVTDISWAKSGEYILSVSHDQTTRIFAPWINETSPHNGESWHEIARPQVHGHDINCVSIVQGKGNHRFVSGADEKVARVFEASLSFLKTLNHATFQNSNFPVGLQVDVQILGANMSALGLSQKPIYVHSVRETTDRNGNDGLDTLESVPDAVPVVFIEPPIEDQLAYHTLWPESHKLYGHGNELFSLCCDREGKLVASSCKAQTAAVAEIWLWQVGSWKAVGSLQSHSLTVTQMEFSHDDSMLLTVSRDRQFSVFTIKRTGNDEISYELLARQEAHKRIIWSCSWNPFGHEFATGSRDKTVKIWAIENESCVKQMMTLPQFNSSVTALSWVGVDRQRNHGLLAVGMENGLIELWSLTVKRSEDGSIAVPGVAATLTIRLDPSMCHVSTVNRMSWRNHEKSEDCKNMLLASCGADQCVRLFEVIVD, encoded by the exons ATGTCTACAACAAGTAATAATAACAGTAGTAGTGAAGTTGAAGTGAAAAGGGTGTTTATAGGAGCAGGATGCAACAGAGTAGTTAACAACGTTTCTTGGGGTGCTTCTGATTTGGTTTCTTTTGGTGCTCAAAACGCTGTTTCCATTTTTTGCCCTAAG ACTGCTCAGATTTTGACTACACTTCCAGGTCATAAGGCATCTGTTAATTGTACCCATTGGATTCCTAGCAATAAATTTGCTTTCAGAG CAAAAAACTTAGGGCAGCATTATCTACTATCTGGAGATGCTGATGGTGCCATCATTTTATGGGAATTATCTCTTGCTGACAGAAAG TGGAGGCAAGTGTTACAATTACCACATTCACACAAGAAGGGTGTTACATGCATCGCTGGAATTATGGTTTCTCAAACTGAAGCCATCTTTGCATCAGCTTCCTCTGATGGTTCAGTTAATATATGGGAACTGgtcctttcttcttctcctggAG GTGAGTGCAAGTTGTCATGTCTAGAGACCCTCTTGGTTGGTTCAAAGCCTATGGTGGCACTATCATTAGCAGAATTACCTGGAAAATCAGGCCATATAGTCCTTGCAATGGGGGGACTAGATAGCAAGATTCATCTTTACTGTGGGGAGAGGACAGGAAAG TTTATTCATGCTTGTGAGTTGAAAGCACATACAGATTGGATCCGGAGTTTGGACTTCTCATTACCCATATGTATGGAAGGAGAAGGAAATAGCATTTTTCTTGTTAGTTCATCTCAAGACAAGGGCATACGCATATGGAAGATGGCTCTAAGAGGTTCACTAGCCAACAGTGAGGGTACATACAGGAAAGAGGAAATAAGCCTGGCATCTTACATTGAAGGTCCTGTAATTGTAGCTGGCTCTTCCTCTTATCAGATATCATTAGAATCTCTTCTAATTGGACACGAGGATTGGGTATACTCGGTAGAATGGCAACCCCCTTCAACTACATTAGCTGAAGGGACTATTTATCATCAACCTCAAAGCATTTTATCTGCTTCAATGGACAAGACAATGATGATCTGGCAGCCTGAAAGGAAATCTGGTATCTGGATGAATGTGGTCACTGTTGGTGAACTAAGTCATTCTGCTCTAGGGTTTTATGGGGGTCACTGGAGCTCAGATGGATTATCAATTTTAGCACATGGATTTGGTGGAGCATTCCATATGTGGAAAAATATTGGTGTCGGCATGGATAATTGGCAACCACAAAAGGTCCCAACTGGGCACTTTGCTCCAGTGACAGACATTTCATGGGCAAAGTCTGGTGAATACATATTATCAGTTAGTCATGACCAG ACAACTCGTATTTTTGCCccatggataaatgaaacatcTCCCCACAATGGGGAGTCCTGGCATGAAATTGCTCGACCTCAAGTTCATGGTCATGAcattaattgtgtgtctatCGTCCAAGGAAAGGGAAACCATCGTTTTGTTAGTGGAGCTGATGAGAAAGTTGCAAGAGTCTTTGAAGCTTCTTTGTCTTTCCTAAAGACTTTGAATCATGCCACCTTTCAGAATTCTAATTTTCCTGTAGGTCTACAAGTTGATGTCCAGATTTTAGGTGCAAATATGTCTGCTCTTGGTCTGTCACAGAAACCTATCTATGTGCATT CTGTGCGTGAGACTACAGATAGAAATGGTAATGATGGTCTTGACACCCTTGAAAGTGTTCCTGATGCAGTTCCAGTTGTGTTTATTGAACCTCCCATTGAAGATCAACTGGCATATCATACTCTATGGCCAGAGTCGCATAAGCTTTATGGTCATGGAAAtgaattgttttctttatgttGTGATCGTGAGGGAAAGCTTGTTGCTTCATCATGTAAg GCCCAAACAGCAGCAGTAGCAGAAATATGGCTGTGGCAAGTGGGTTCATGGAAGGCAGTTGGTAGCTTGCAATCACATAGCTTAACAGTGACACAAATGGAGTTCTCTCATGATGACAGTATGCTTTTGACTGTTTCAAGAGATCGACAATTCTCTGTTTTCACAATTAAAAGAACAG GAAATGATGAGATTAGTTATGAGCTTCTAGCAAGACAGGAAGCTCACAAAAGAATTATATGGTCATGTTCATGGAATCCATTTGGTCATGAATTTGCAACTGGTTCAAGGGACAAGACAGTGAAGATCTGGGCCATAGAAAACGAATCTTGTGTTAAACAGATGATGACTCTGCCGCAATTCAACAGCAGTGTCACCGCCCTATCTTGGGTTGGTGTTGATCGTCAGCGAAATCATGGGCTTCTTGCAGTTGGGATGGAGAACGGACTCATTGAACTGTGGAGTCTTACTGTCAAAAGATCTGAGGATGGCAGCATTGCAGTTCCAGGTGTAGCTGCTACTCTTACAATACGGTTAGATCCTTCCATGTGCCATGTCTCCACAGTAAACCGAATGTCCTGGAGAAACCATGAAAAAAgcgaagattgcaagaatatGCTGCTCGCGTCATGTGGAGCTGATCAGTGTGTTAGACTGTTCGAGGTGATTGTGGACTAA